A genomic stretch from Desulfotignum balticum DSM 7044 includes:
- a CDS encoding response regulator — MNKKTIIIVDDHRVFHHGISQALEATGEFTVTARAANGVQAVSLAEKSVPDLILMDISMPDLNGMEATRRILAIHPKIRIIALSMHTEKIYVKGMLNAGASGYVLKSCSFKELLTAIKAGLDGHVYVSPEITHLLVGDSPDRLSCLTPREKQILVYIAEGHSTRETAEILKLSAKTIDIHRRNLRSKLGIQTVAGLTRYALAKGLIPPAP; from the coding sequence CATCAGTCAAGCCCTGGAAGCGACCGGCGAATTCACTGTCACAGCCCGGGCCGCCAACGGGGTTCAGGCGGTTTCTTTGGCTGAAAAATCCGTCCCGGATCTTATCCTCATGGATATCAGTATGCCCGATCTCAACGGCATGGAAGCCACCCGAAGAATTCTGGCAATCCATCCGAAAATCCGCATTATCGCCTTGTCCATGCATACGGAAAAAATCTATGTCAAAGGCATGCTTAATGCCGGGGCATCCGGGTATGTGCTCAAATCCTGCTCTTTCAAAGAATTGTTGACTGCCATCAAAGCAGGGCTGGACGGCCATGTATATGTAAGTCCGGAAATCACTCACCTGCTGGTGGGAGATTCACCGGACCGCCTGAGCTGCCTGACCCCACGTGAAAAACAGATACTGGTGTATATCGCCGAAGGCCACAGTACCAGGGAAACCGCAGAAATCCTGAAGTTGAGCGCGAAAACCATCGATATCCACCGCAGAAACCTCAGATCCAAACTCGGGATACAGACCGTTGCCGGGCTGACCCGATATGCCCTGGCCAAAGGGCTGATCCCTCCGGCGCCCTGA